A part of Streptomyces sp. NBC_01235 genomic DNA contains:
- a CDS encoding M48 metallopeptidase family protein, with protein sequence MPADPLHRAGMPQRKPTSQPPSGSGVSAIEVRRSARRRRTVSAYREGDRTIVLIPARMSEAEEQRWVSVMLDKLAAQESRRVPGDAELAERAERLSAQCFGGRARPASVRWVTNQNTRWGSCTPAEGSIRLSHRLKGMPEYVIDYVLAHELAHLLVPGHGPDFWRLLEAYPRTERARGYLEGVVAAERLPHPPGARGE encoded by the coding sequence GCCGACCCACTGCACCGCGCCGGAATGCCACAGCGGAAGCCGACGAGCCAGCCGCCGAGCGGCTCGGGGGTGAGCGCAATCGAGGTCCGCAGGAGCGCCCGTCGACGTCGGACGGTCTCCGCGTACCGCGAGGGCGATCGCACCATCGTGCTCATCCCTGCCCGGATGTCCGAGGCCGAGGAGCAACGCTGGGTGAGCGTCATGCTCGACAAACTCGCCGCCCAGGAGAGCCGACGGGTGCCCGGCGACGCCGAGTTGGCCGAGCGCGCCGAGCGGCTGTCGGCCCAGTGCTTCGGCGGCCGGGCCCGGCCCGCCTCGGTCCGTTGGGTGACCAACCAGAACACCCGTTGGGGCTCCTGCACACCGGCCGAGGGCAGTATCCGCCTGTCGCACCGCCTCAAGGGCATGCCCGAGTACGTCATCGACTACGTCCTCGCCCACGAGCTCGCGCATCTGCTCGTGCCAGGCCACGGCCCGGATTTCTGGCGGCTGTTGGAGGCGTACCCGCGCACCGAGCGTGCCCGTGGCTATCTGGAGGGCGTCGTCGCGGCCGAACGGCTGCCCCACCCGCCCGGCGCACGCGGGGAGTGA
- a CDS encoding TerD family protein, producing MPREFQRGHKARISDLTAGTDLYVGVQIAGPGLTFDISCFGLDADERLSDDRYFVFFNQPKSPEESIQLLGAQAGDTESFRITLDRIPPQIRKLSFTATLDGAGQMSQIGPGHLRIVAGGEEVARYAFNGSEFTTERAVMLGDFYLKDVWRFAAVGQGFDGGLDALLKNFGGEVAEEEAPAAPQQPQAGAAAPGFAPPAFGAPSAPAPAPQPQPAQGFAPPPGATPPPAPAPAPSVHVAPTIVAPLAPPGGGQVPPPAPAPAPYGQPPQQQPYGQPPAPAVPMPPGYGQQPQAPQAPPGYGQPTPPPGYGQQPPFGQVPGQQAYGVPQGAPQGGAGVAAALQQFKETPTGQRWTQQNKKLVRVDLGVGGQPVLARQGSMVLYQGKVDFSYKGAGFAGRIVGNATGQEMQLMRCTGQGQVFLAENSTMLHPIELQGDGICVSAENVLAFDESLQYEVRRIEGHGIPGGALFTMQFTGTGTIVVKTHGTPVVLPVTPTTFADCNAVVAWSSASQVVVSSQVRMRRNAYPGDTGESVNLQFRGAPGNFIVVQPYEV from the coding sequence ATGCCCAGGGAATTCCAGCGCGGCCACAAGGCCAGGATCAGTGACCTCACCGCGGGCACCGATCTGTACGTAGGCGTGCAGATCGCCGGTCCCGGTCTGACCTTCGACATCAGCTGCTTCGGCCTCGACGCCGACGAGCGACTTTCGGACGACCGGTACTTCGTCTTCTTCAACCAGCCGAAGTCCCCCGAGGAGTCCATCCAGCTCCTGGGTGCCCAGGCGGGCGACACGGAGTCCTTCCGCATCACTTTGGACCGGATCCCGCCGCAGATCCGGAAGCTGTCCTTCACGGCGACCCTCGACGGCGCCGGGCAGATGTCGCAGATCGGCCCCGGCCATCTCCGCATCGTCGCGGGCGGCGAGGAAGTGGCCCGCTACGCGTTCAACGGCTCGGAGTTCACCACCGAGCGGGCCGTGATGCTGGGCGACTTCTACCTGAAGGACGTGTGGCGGTTCGCGGCCGTCGGGCAGGGCTTCGACGGCGGCCTGGACGCGCTGCTGAAGAACTTCGGCGGCGAGGTCGCCGAGGAGGAGGCGCCCGCGGCGCCGCAGCAGCCGCAGGCCGGTGCCGCCGCTCCCGGCTTCGCTCCGCCCGCGTTCGGCGCACCGTCCGCGCCCGCCCCGGCACCGCAGCCGCAACCCGCGCAGGGGTTCGCGCCCCCGCCCGGTGCGACCCCGCCGCCCGCCCCGGCCCCCGCGCCCTCGGTGCACGTCGCGCCGACCATCGTCGCGCCGCTGGCCCCGCCCGGCGGCGGCCAGGTCCCGCCGCCCGCCCCGGCCCCGGCTCCCTACGGTCAGCCGCCCCAGCAGCAGCCGTACGGTCAGCCCCCCGCGCCGGCCGTGCCCATGCCCCCCGGCTACGGTCAGCAGCCCCAGGCGCCGCAGGCACCGCCCGGTTATGGACAGCCGACCCCGCCGCCCGGCTACGGGCAGCAGCCGCCGTTCGGGCAGGTCCCGGGCCAACAGGCGTACGGCGTCCCGCAGGGCGCGCCCCAGGGCGGCGCCGGTGTGGCCGCCGCGCTCCAGCAGTTCAAGGAGACGCCCACCGGACAGCGCTGGACGCAGCAGAACAAGAAGCTGGTCCGCGTCGACCTCGGCGTCGGCGGCCAGCCCGTGCTCGCCCGGCAGGGCAGCATGGTCCTCTACCAGGGCAAGGTCGACTTCAGCTACAAGGGCGCCGGGTTCGCCGGCCGGATCGTGGGCAACGCGACCGGCCAGGAGATGCAGCTGATGCGCTGTACCGGCCAGGGACAAGTCTTTCTCGCCGAGAACTCCACGATGCTGCACCCCATCGAACTCCAGGGCGACGGCATCTGCGTCTCCGCGGAGAACGTCCTCGCCTTCGACGAGAGCCTCCAGTACGAGGTCCGTCGCATCGAAGGGCACGGCATCCCCGGCGGAGCCCTGTTCACCATGCAGTTCACGGGCACAGGCACGATCGTCGTGAAGACGCACGGCACGCCCGTCGTCCTGCCGGTCACCCCCACCACGTTCGCCGACTGCAACGCCGTCGTCGCCTGGTCGTCCGCTTCCCAGGTGGTCGTCTCCAGCCAGGTACGGATGCGCCGCAACGCCTACCCCGGCGACACCGGTGAGAGCGTCAACCTCCAGTTCCGGGGCGCTCCCGGCAACTTCATCGTCGTCCAGCCGTACGAGGTCTGA
- a CDS encoding AIM24 family protein: MNQPLAGYAPAPVTARMENHGNHMLKVAMQTGNDLFARVGSMVAYEGFVQYEPNPPAVRQIARDWMTGEGAPLMKCTGDGLLYLADYGANVVVINLNGDGISVNATNLLAFDAHLTWGVERVKGLAKFAGQGLWNTKISGQGWVALTSRGKPIVVDCGGGEDETYVDPDALVAWSPNLKVKGKRSFKAQSLIGRGSGEAYQMAFSGQGIVVVQPSEDSTDRLRVRG, from the coding sequence ATGAATCAGCCGCTCGCGGGCTATGCCCCCGCACCCGTCACCGCGCGCATGGAGAACCACGGCAACCACATGCTGAAGGTCGCCATGCAGACCGGGAACGACCTCTTCGCGCGCGTGGGCTCGATGGTCGCCTACGAAGGCTTCGTCCAGTACGAGCCCAACCCGCCGGCCGTGCGCCAGATCGCGCGCGACTGGATGACCGGCGAGGGCGCGCCCCTGATGAAGTGCACCGGCGACGGCCTGCTCTATCTCGCCGACTACGGGGCGAACGTCGTCGTCATCAACCTCAACGGCGACGGCATCTCCGTCAACGCCACCAACCTGCTCGCCTTCGACGCGCATCTCACGTGGGGCGTCGAACGCGTCAAGGGGCTCGCGAAGTTCGCCGGGCAGGGCCTGTGGAACACCAAGATCTCCGGGCAGGGCTGGGTCGCGCTGACCTCCCGGGGCAAGCCGATCGTCGTCGACTGCGGCGGCGGCGAGGACGAGACCTACGTCGACCCCGACGCGCTCGTCGCCTGGTCGCCGAACCTCAAGGTGAAGGGCAAGCGCAGCTTCAAGGCGCAGTCGCTCATCGGCCGGGGCAGCGGCGAGGCCTACCAGATGGCCTTCTCCGGCCAGGGCATCGTCGTCGTCCAGCCCAGCGAGGACAGCACGGACCGCCTTCGGGTCCGGGGCTGA
- a CDS encoding AIM24 family protein produces the protein MQSPLFAHNDSQTQERWSLQNKQMLRVTLEGHDDILARKGTMVAYQGLMEFDAEYQSNQQGRARAYTGEGLDLMRCHGQGTVYLANLAQHVHLMDVEQDGLTVDGSYVLAMDSSLHYDVIAVDSQYGISGSGKYQLNITGRGRVALMTSGAPLMMQVTPDKYVNCDADAIVAWSTGLRVQMQAQTHSSGVWRRRGNTGEGWELSFMGTGYALVQPSELLPPQNAAIGSGLAAQYGMGQHGARGQNQGNVWS, from the coding sequence ATGCAGAGCCCACTTTTCGCGCACAACGACTCGCAGACCCAGGAACGCTGGAGTCTGCAGAACAAGCAGATGCTCCGGGTCACTCTGGAGGGCCACGACGACATCCTCGCCCGGAAGGGCACGATGGTCGCCTACCAGGGCCTGATGGAGTTCGACGCCGAGTACCAGAGCAACCAGCAGGGACGCGCGCGTGCGTACACGGGCGAGGGCCTGGACCTGATGCGCTGCCACGGGCAGGGCACGGTCTACCTCGCCAACCTCGCCCAGCACGTCCACCTCATGGATGTGGAGCAGGACGGGCTGACCGTCGACGGCAGCTACGTGCTGGCCATGGACTCCTCGCTGCACTACGACGTCATCGCCGTCGACAGTCAGTACGGCATCTCCGGCTCCGGGAAGTACCAGCTCAACATCACCGGCCGCGGCAGGGTCGCCCTGATGACCTCGGGTGCACCCCTGATGATGCAGGTCACGCCCGACAAGTACGTCAACTGCGACGCCGACGCGATCGTCGCCTGGTCCACCGGGCTGCGGGTGCAGATGCAGGCCCAGACGCACTCCTCCGGGGTGTGGCGCCGGCGTGGCAACACCGGTGAGGGCTGGGAGCTCAGCTTCATGGGCACCGGCTACGCGCTCGTCCAGCCCAGCGAGCTGCTGCCGCCGCAGAACGCGGCGATCGGCTCCGGTCTGGCCGCCCAGTACGGCATGGGGCAGCACGGGGCGCGCGGACAGAACCAGGGCAACGTCTGGAGCTGA